From the genome of Cedecea lapagei, one region includes:
- a CDS encoding sulfonate ABC transporter substrate-binding protein, with product MFNLLKRRSPWLAFAGLLAFSTYSNASESGPEQLRIGYQKGSVSMVLAKSHQLLEKQYPKTKVSWVEFPAGPQMLEALNVGSIDIGSTGDIPPIFAQAAGADLLYVGAEPPKPQAEVILVPENSPLKTVADLKGHKIAFQKGSSSHNLVLRALQKAGLKFSDIQPAYLTPADARAAFQQGNVDAWAIWDPYYSAALLNGGVRVLTDGSELNQTGSFYLASRPYAQANGVFLQQVLKAFSDADTLTRTQRTESVSLLAKTMGLPEPVIASYLDHRPPSEITPVNESTAAKQQNTADLFYENHLVPKKVDIRTRIWQPTGTTQGAKS from the coding sequence CTCTCCGTGGCTTGCCTTTGCCGGGCTGCTCGCCTTTTCAACCTACAGCAATGCTTCAGAGAGTGGTCCGGAACAACTTCGTATTGGGTATCAAAAGGGATCGGTCAGCATGGTGCTGGCCAAAAGCCACCAGCTGCTGGAAAAGCAGTATCCGAAGACCAAAGTCTCGTGGGTGGAATTTCCTGCCGGGCCACAAATGCTTGAGGCGCTGAACGTTGGCAGCATCGATATAGGCAGTACGGGAGACATCCCGCCGATCTTTGCCCAGGCCGCAGGGGCCGATCTGTTGTACGTGGGCGCCGAGCCGCCCAAACCTCAGGCAGAAGTGATCCTGGTGCCGGAAAATAGCCCGCTGAAAACCGTTGCCGATTTAAAAGGTCATAAAATCGCCTTCCAGAAGGGCTCCAGTTCGCACAACCTGGTGCTGCGCGCGCTGCAGAAAGCCGGGCTGAAATTTTCCGATATTCAGCCCGCTTACCTGACTCCGGCCGACGCGCGGGCTGCTTTTCAGCAGGGCAACGTAGACGCCTGGGCCATCTGGGATCCGTACTATTCGGCGGCGCTGCTAAACGGCGGCGTCCGCGTCTTAACCGACGGCAGCGAGCTTAATCAGACCGGATCTTTCTATTTAGCCTCGCGCCCTTATGCGCAGGCCAATGGCGTATTTCTCCAGCAGGTGCTGAAAGCCTTTAGCGACGCCGATACGCTTACCCGCACCCAGCGAACGGAAAGCGTCTCGCTGCTCGCCAAAACAATGGGCCTGCCGGAGCCGGTGATCGCCAGTTATCTCGACCATCGTCCCCCCTCTGAAATTACACCGGTAAACGAATCCACCGCGGCTAAACAGCAAAACACCGCGGATCTATTTTATGAAAACCACCTTGTTCCGAAGAAAGTCGATATTCGCACCCGCATCTGGCAGCCCACCGGCACGACACAAGGAGCTAAGTCATGA